One cyanobiont of Ornithocercus magnificus DNA segment encodes these proteins:
- a CDS encoding high light inducible protein, producing METGQCFAKVLNSGLHLAQDFSALMSSSATSPQVIRGATVTTEDGGRLNAFATEPRMEVVETERGWGFHERAEKLNGRMAMLGFVSLLITEYALGGEAFTKGLLGLG from the coding sequence TTGGAAACCGGGCAATGCTTTGCAAAAGTTCTTAATAGTGGTTTACACTTGGCACAAGATTTTTCAGCTCTTATGTCCTCTTCAGCAACCTCACCTCAGGTTATCCGTGGCGCCACCGTTACTACTGAGGACGGCGGTCGTCTCAATGCTTTTGCAACTGAACCCCGCATGGAAGTCGTCGAGACTGAGCGTGGCTGGGGCTTCCACGAGCGTGCCGAAAAACTCAACGGCCGCATGGCAATGCTTGGCTTTGTGTCCCTTCTCATTACTGAATACGCTCTCGGCGGTGAAGCTTTCACAAAGGGCCTTCTTGGTTTAGGCTGA
- a CDS encoding putative membrane protein, with protein sequence MLIPLRPGELQRLIPAVATGTQFLYTFGDLRNTLQRLLIATIGGAITLLISQSQIASRWSSIWLVIGVISLLYILWGPIVEAARRNALLRRYPAAAIFEGEVADLYIRDKIESRREQANQQGELELIENRRTWMILELADEEGDLASLQFPMEKRHSSIQPGMLIRCLVFSERKDFMHVSALSDAWIPRLRMWVGDYPYLLKPAFEELCGLRLKLPVR encoded by the coding sequence GTGCTCATACCCCTGCGTCCTGGAGAACTGCAGCGTCTTATTCCTGCTGTAGCTACTGGCACACAGTTTCTCTATACATTTGGAGACCTGAGGAATACCCTTCAGCGCCTCCTGATTGCCACAATTGGCGGAGCAATCACTCTTCTCATTAGCCAGAGTCAGATAGCTAGCCGCTGGAGTTCAATCTGGTTGGTAATTGGCGTCATTTCGCTCCTTTATATTCTTTGGGGTCCGATTGTTGAGGCGGCACGCCGCAACGCCTTATTGCGCCGCTACCCTGCAGCTGCAATATTCGAAGGTGAAGTTGCTGACCTTTACATACGTGACAAGATCGAGAGTCGGCGTGAGCAGGCCAACCAACAAGGGGAACTCGAGCTTATTGAGAATAGGCGCACCTGGATGATCCTTGAGCTAGCTGATGAAGAGGGTGATTTGGCATCTCTTCAATTCCCAATGGAGAAGCGCCACAGCAGTATTCAGCCGGGGATGCTAATCCGTTGCCTTGTGTTTAGCGAGCGCAAAGACTTCATGCATGTCTCTGCTCTCAGCGATGCTTGGATTCCGAGGCTACGCATGTGGGTTGGCGACTACCCTTACCTTCTAAAGCCAGCATTTGAGGAACTCTGCGGTCTGCGATTGAAGCTACCAGTCCGCTAA
- a CDS encoding 4-hydroxy-tetrahydrodipicolinate reductase — translation MSVDTTPQAGSIPVVVAGALGRMGAEVIRAVSSAKDCHLLGAVDATPKKEGTDIGIELGIGALEIAITSDFEGCLCQAGQAVRHGGRGDGAVLIDFTHPSVVYEHTRAAIAYGIHPVIGTTGLSPEQLKDLTDFAGKASVGGAIIPNFSVGMVLLQQAAAAAARFYKHAELTELHHNRKADAPSSTCVKTAELMEELGQAFNQEVVDEQNFLAGCRGGKRSSGLRIHSLRLPGLVAHQEVIFGAPGETYTLRHDTIDRSSYMPGVLLTVRRVRQLQTLVYGLERLIYWPQVHN, via the coding sequence ATGAGCGTTGATACCACACCCCAAGCCGGATCAATTCCTGTAGTCGTAGCTGGAGCTCTTGGGCGTATGGGAGCTGAGGTGATTCGAGCAGTATCTAGCGCGAAGGACTGCCATCTCCTTGGAGCTGTCGACGCCACGCCAAAAAAGGAGGGAACTGATATAGGAATTGAACTGGGCATTGGTGCTCTTGAGATCGCTATCACCTCGGACTTCGAAGGATGTCTCTGTCAAGCAGGTCAAGCTGTCAGGCACGGTGGTCGCGGAGACGGTGCTGTACTAATTGACTTTACTCACCCCTCAGTTGTTTACGAGCATACCCGAGCTGCCATTGCTTATGGCATTCACCCTGTGATAGGTACCACCGGTCTTTCTCCAGAGCAACTGAAGGATCTAACTGATTTTGCAGGTAAAGCCTCAGTGGGAGGTGCAATTATCCCCAACTTTTCCGTAGGCATGGTGCTATTACAACAGGCAGCAGCAGCAGCAGCCCGCTTCTACAAACATGCTGAGCTTACTGAGCTGCACCACAATCGTAAAGCGGATGCACCCAGCAGTACCTGTGTTAAGACGGCAGAGCTAATGGAAGAGCTTGGGCAAGCATTCAACCAAGAGGTGGTAGATGAACAAAATTTCTTAGCAGGCTGTCGAGGTGGCAAGAGGTCAAGTGGCTTGAGAATTCACTCGTTACGCTTACCTGGTCTTGTAGCCCATCAAGAGGTGATATTTGGGGCACCCGGCGAGACTTACACCCTGCGACATGACACGATTGATAGGTCATCATACATGCCAGGTGTTTTACTAACTGTGCGGCGCGTTCGACAGCTCCAGACCCTAGTTTATGGACTAGAGCGCCTTATCTACTGGCCTCAGGTGCATAACTAA